In a genomic window of Gadus chalcogrammus isolate NIFS_2021 chromosome 17, NIFS_Gcha_1.0, whole genome shotgun sequence:
- the LOC130370155 gene encoding myeloid-associated differentiation marker homolog, which produces MPLIFVPTSQLLWARVAALLCTCTAFSAAAHGGSLPSSVITDWCIFCWAFGFAFTLLVLLAEAFGFQARVPVSWNNFPITVASYSAHLCLAASILFPLTFLRGQTDYMPSDVKGHRVASTVFSCLATLAYVLEVSLTKARPGEVAGYMATAPGLLKVCQTTVACVIFIYVSSPVTYDSHPALEWCMAVYCICFILSMAVVLMCVGGCTGYLPVPLPKFLSVYALLAVAMYLTATILWPVFQFSKASRNRYRNPDTNLIVVAVLTAVNFLLYLADLAYSARLVFVSVI; this is translated from the coding sequence ATGCCATTGATCTTTGTCCCCACGTCCCAGTTGCTATGGGCACGCGTGGCCGCACTGCTGTGCACCTGCACGGCGTTCAGCGCGGCCGCCCACGGCGGTTCTCTCCCCAGCTCCGTCATCACCGACTGGTGCATCTTCTGCTGGGCCTTCGGCTTCGCCTTCACCCTGCTGGTCCTGCTGGCCGAGGCTTTCGGCTTCCAGGCCCGGGTGCCCGTCTCCTGGAACAACTTCCCCATCACGGTGGCCTCCTACTCCGCGCACCTCTGCCTCGCCGCCTCCATCCTCTTTCCGCTGACGTTCCTCCGGGGCCAGACAGACTACATGCCTAGCGACGTGAAGGGCCACCGGGTGGCCTCCACCGTCTTCTCCTGCCTGGCCACGCTGGCCTACGTGCTGGAGGTGAGCCTGACCAAGGCCCGGCCCGGGGAGGTGGCGGGCTACATGGCTACGGCGCCGGGCTTGCTCAAGGTGTGCCAGACGACGGTGGCGTGCGTGATCTTCATCTATGTGAGCAGCCCGGTGACGTACGACTCCCACCCGGCGCTGGAGTGGTGCATGGCGGTCTACTGCATCTGCTTCATCCTGTCCATGGCCGTGGTGCTGATGTGTGTCGGCGGCTGCACCGGCTACCTGCCCGTGCCCCTGCCCAAGTTCCTGTCTGTGTACGCGCTGCTGGCGGTGGCCATGTACCTGACCGCCACTATCCTGTGGCCCGTTTTCCAGTTTTCCAAGGCCAGCCGCAACCGGTACCGGAATCCCGATACCAATCTGATCGTCGTGGCCGTGCTGACGGCCGTCAACTTCCTGCTGTACCTGGCCGACCTGGCGTACTCTGCCCGCCTGGTGTTTGTCAGTGTTATTTAA